One window of Cygnus atratus isolate AKBS03 ecotype Queensland, Australia chromosome 29, CAtr_DNAZoo_HiC_assembly, whole genome shotgun sequence genomic DNA carries:
- the BAZ2A gene encoding bromodomain adjacent to zinc finger domain protein 2A isoform X1: MDTNNHFNFPGLSSIPTASGLKPTPSSGDSLYTNGAALSFPPQGKSLNGGMNVNGFSTVSHTSTSGTFTSSTHSSGTPHLRSYDCLWDYAQYQPAGAGGLKDGSPSAAPFPSLAQFPLNGVAGGSRPASPGHSANLRGTGQELWGNGTPGSMGLNFDSQELYDSFHDQNFELMPNGPASFYTASQPSPMLGSGEPPFPLPPEEPGAGEDDAEAAKEMSPAIAENGGGLVGSMELEDTQPDLKLCSYNGSAPAVVPLSQEDSVLAPAVGSGCLGDASPITAPLEDAHILSEDPLEPFESLARDPGTGDLYTMDDSQLVSDKSPLEEPPDVPSLRCSASPPLHATGPFSLLAAGRPAPPLLASPDSPPALHDSSLDLNSSSHAGPEESGSLELDDAPLEPESASPSEEEEEEEEAADSCTEASAAPEGESEEAVPLSVSAGGDAPRRRIATPEEVRFPLQHGWRREVRIKKGNHRWQGETWYYGPCGKRMKQFPEVIKYLNRNVVQDVRREHFSFSPRMPVGDFYEERDTPEGLQWVKLSPEEIPSRIQAITGKRGRPRNAEKAKIKETPAVKRGRGRPPKVKMVDLLSKTDARLLKRLEAQEVLSDEDKLKMSKIKKKMRRKAKNKQKQEAKAPKGKEAKKKSKIPGLCSQAKEKKGKPEKSKEKVRPKEKKGKGARKVDKGLLAQRRLEERRRQQLILEEMKKPTEDMCLGDHQPLPAFSRIPGLVLPSCAFSNCLTVVEFLQSYGKVLGFDPAKDVPSLCTLQEGLLGLGDSAGEVQDLLVRLLQAALYDPGLPPYCQSLKILGEKVSEISLNRDTVSEVLRCFLTAYGAEDKLCEGLRTKPFQALPPDKKAAILAFLVNELNSSTLIINEIDKTLESMANYRKSKWIIEGRLRRLKVALAKKTGRPESEITGLDDGRRRRSSRLTEEPSLELEEEEESRGRKSRRDEEADTSASSIPELERQIEKLAKRQMFFRKKLLHSSQTLRAASLGQDRYRRRYWVLPHLGGIFVEGAEAADPAPEEHPEEKPSSHMVPVKEEPLDMEVPVTVPVPVPMPSRVNCAASRARGRPRKSKEEPQKSKEEPPPPCRPKSPPINGVLEEPMSLGQSQHDLSQSAFLSWLSQTQSSLLKDSVLTPDSSPGKGEGGLQPLETPADPTAEEESTTEAVEKRGPWFNLLPRTPCDDRPPLTTSSAEPSPRASSQPRGQPRGEQSKASARQLNGLPADDPTSPMLASTPVHADAKAHSACPRSRSSLEKLQDVPGQPKRRGRPPTKFFKQIEQKYLTQLTEQPVPPEMQSGWWWLQDPEELEAVARALHPRGIREKALHKHLTKHKEYLREVCLRATTDPIFHLRPEAAGAAVSQEALAQWSVMEKAYETDLSILQWVEELEQRVLMADLQIRGWTCPSPDSTRDDLRYCEHKVEPLEDITVRSRRDGLPLCRERTNPLDLAVLRLAALEQNVERRYLKEPLWPLHEVVVEKAVLSGPEELSLGTTEIAYEITPRVRTWRQTLERCRSAAQVSLCIYQLEKSIAWEKSVNKVTCLVCRRGDDDEHLLLCDGCDRGCHLYCHRPKMTEVPEGDWFCSVCISQAEAYRDPNSPRRGKKRKRGRLLGGGLAEEEESPRRRAASRRREGQPLPRHAAEGLSPAKRRGATLRSQPSDLTFCEIILMEMESHEDAWPFLEPVNPRLVPGYRKIIKNPMDFATMRTRLLRGGYSSSEEFAADAMLVFDNCQTFNEDDSDVGKAGHVMRKFFESRWEEFYQGKHAARP; the protein is encoded by the exons ATGGACACAAACAACCATTTCAACTTCCCGGGCCTTTCCTCCATACCTACTGCCTCAGGACTGAAACCCACGCCTTCCTCAGGGGACAGCCTGTACACCAACGGGGCTGCACTCAGCTTCCCCCCGCAAGGGAAAA GTCTGAACGGGGGCATGAATGTCAATGGCTTCTCTACTGTATCTCACACCAGTACTTCAGGGACCTTCACCTCCAGCACGCATTCCTCGGGCACGCCTCACCTCCGCTCCTACGACTGCCTCTGGGACTACGCGCAGTACCAGCCGGCCGGCGCGGGCGGCCTCAAGGACGGCAGCCCCAGCGCCGCTCCGTTCCCCAGTCTCGCGCAGTTCCCGCTCAACGGTGTGGCGGGGGGGTCCCGACCGgcctccccagggcacagcGCCAACCTGCGGGGCACCGGGCAGGAGCTCTGGGGCAACGGCACCCCTGGCTCCATGGGGCTGAACTTCGACTCTCAGGAGCTGTATGACTCCTTCCACGACCAGAACTTTGAGCTGATGCCAAACGGGCCAGCCAGCTTCTACACGGCCTCGCAGCCATCCCCCATGCTGGGCTCTGGCGAGCCACCCTTCCCGCTGCCACCGGAGGAGCCAGGCGCCGGCGAGGATGATGCTGAGGCCGCCAAGGAGATGTCCCCGGCCATTGCAGAGAACGGGGGCGGGCTGGTGGGCAGCATGGAGCTGGAGGACACGCAGCCAG ACTTGAAGCTCTGCAGCTACAACGGGTCTGCCCCCGCCGTGGTGCCGCTGAGCCAGGAGGACTCGGTCCTGGCCCCCGCCGTGGGCAGCGGCTGCCTGGGGGACGCGTCGCCCATCACCGCTCCGCTGGAGGACGCGCACATCCTGAGCGAAGACCCCCTGGAGCCCTTCGAGTCCCTGGCCAGAG ACCCAGGCACCGGGGACCTCTACACGATGGACGACTCGCAGCTGGTGAGCGACAAGTCCCCCCTGGAGGAGCCCCCCGACGTGCCCAGCCTGCGGTGCTCTGCCAGCCCCCCTCTCCATGCCACCGGCCCCTTCAGCCTGCTGGCGGCCGGCCGGCCAGCCCCCCCGCTGCTCGCCAGCCCCGACTCGCCGCCTGCCCTGCATG acagcagcctagacctgaacagcagcagccacgcGGGGCCGGAGGAGTCGGGGTCCCTGGAGCTTGACGACGCTCCACTGGAGCCAGAGTCCGCATCCCCctccgaggaggaggaggaggaggaggaggctgctgaTAGCTGCACGGAGGCTTCAGCTGCGCCAGAAGGCGAGAGCGAGGAGGCTGTCCCGCTCAGCGTGTCGGCGGGAG GGGATGCCCCCCGCAGGCGCATCGCCACCCCGGAGGAGGTGCGCTTCCCGCTGCAGCACGG GTGGAGGAGGGAGGTGCGGATCAAGAAGGGGAACCACCGCTGGCAGGGCGAGACCTGGTACTACGGGCCCTGCGGGAAGAGGATGAAGCAGTTCCCGGAGGTGATCAAG tACCTGAACAGGAACGTGGTGCAGGACGTCCGCCGCGAGCACTTCAGCTTCAGCCCCCGCATGCCGGTTGGAGACTTCTACGAGGAGCGGGACACGCCGGAG GGCCTGCAGTGGGTGAAGCTGAGCCCCGAGGAGATCCCGTCCCGCATCCAGGCCATCACGGGCAAGCGCGGGCGTCCCCGCAACGCGGAGAAGGCCAAGATCAAGGAGACGCCTGCTGTGAAgcgcggccggggccggcccccCAAGGTCAAGATGGTCGACCTGCTGAGCAAGACAGACGCTCGGCTGCTGAAGAGGCTGGAAGCCCAAG AGGTGCTCAGCGATGAGGACAAGCTGAAAATGAGCAAgatcaagaagaaaatgaggcGGAAG GCCAAGAACAAGCAGAAGCAGGAAGCGAAAGCTCCCAAAGGGAAGGAAGCCAAGAAGAAATCCAAG ATCCCGGGGCTTTGTTCTCAGGCCAAGGAGAAGAAGGGCAAAccagagaagagcaaggaaaaagtGCGGCCCAAGGAGAAGAAGGGCAAAGGGGCTCGCAAGGTGGACAAGGGCCTGTTGGCCCAGCGGCGCCTGgaggagcggcggcggcagcagctcatcctggaggaGATGAAGAAGCCCACGGAGGACATGTGCCTGGGGGACCACCAG CCGCTGCCAGCCTTCTCCCGCATCCCGGGCCTCGTCTTGCCCAGCTGCGCTTTCTCCAACTGCCTGACTGTCGTGGAGTTCCTCCAGAGCTACGGCAAGGTCCTGGGCTTCGACCCAGCCAAGGACGTGCCCAGCCTGTGCACGCTGcaggaggggctgctggggttGGGTGACAGCGCAGGCGAGGTGCAGGACCTGCTGGtgcggctgctgcaggctgcgcTCTACGACCCTGGGCTGCCCCCCTACTGCCAG TCCCTGAAGATCCTGGGGGAGAAGGTGTCAGAGATCAGCCTGAACCGTGACACCGTCTCCGAGGTGCTGCGCTGCTTCCTCACGGCATACGGGGCGGAGGACAAGCTGTGCGAGGGGCTGCGCACAAAGCCCTTCCAGGCGCTGCCCCCCGACAAGAAGGCCGCCATCCTGGCCTTCCTGGTGAACGAGCTCAACAGCAGCACCCTCATCATCAA CGAGATCGACAAGACCCTGGAGAGCATGGCCAACTACAGGAAGAGCAAGTGGATCATCGAGGGCCGGCTGCGCAG GTTGAAGGTGGCCCTGGCCAAGAAGACGGGGCGCCCCGAGTCGGAGATCACGGGCCTGGACGACGGGCGGCGCAGGCGCAGCTCCCGCCTGACAGAGGAACccagcctggagctggaggaggaggaggagagccgAGGACGCAAATCCCGCCGGGACGAGGAG GCCGACACGTCCGCCTCCAGCATCCCCGAGCTCGAGCGGCAGATTGAGAAGCTGGCCAAG CGGCAGATGTTCTTCCGCAAGAAGCTGCTCCACTCCTCGCAGACGCTGCGGGCAGCCTCACTGGGCCAGGACCGGTACCGGCGCCGGTACTGGGTGCTGCCCCACCTGGGCGGGATCTTTGTGGAGGGTGCAGAAG CAGCCGATCCAGCTCCCGAGGAGCACCCCGAGGAGAAGCCGTCCTCCCACATGGTGCCGGTGAAGGAGGAGCCGTTGGACATGGAGGTGCCCGTTACCGTGCCCGTGCCTGTGCCCATGCCCAGCCGGGTGAACTGCGCGGCCTCGCgtgcccggggccggccgcggAAGAGCAAGGAGGAGCCACAGAAGAGCAAGGAGGAGCCACCCCCACCCTGCAGGCCCAAATCCCCACCCATCAACGGGGTCCTGGAAGAGCCGATGAGCCTGGGGCAGAGCCAGCACGACCTCAGCCAGTCCGCCTTCCTCTCCTGGCTGAGCCAAACGCAGTCATCCTTACTCAAGGACTCGGTCCTCACCCCGGACAGCAGCCCCGGcaagggggaaggggggctcCAGCCACTCGAGACCCCGGCAGACCCCACGGCGGAGGAGGAGAGCACCACAGAGGCCGTGGAAAAGCGGGGGCCCTGGTTCAACCTGCTGCCCCGGACACCCTGCGACGACCGACCCCCCCTCACTACCTCCTCAGCCGAGCCCTCCCCACGCGCCAGCTCGCAGCCCCGTGGCCAGCCCCGGGGCGAGCAGTCCAAGGCCTCGGCCAGGCAG cTGAACGGGCTCCCTGCTGATGACCCCACGTCTCCCATGCTTGCTTCCACCCCGGTCCACGCCGACGCCAAGGCCCACAGTGCCTGCCCCAGGAGCCGGAGCAGCCTGGAGAAGCTCCAGGACGTGCCAGGGCAGCCCAAGCGCCGAGGGCGGCCTCCGACCAAGTTCTTCAAGCAGATCGAACAGAAGTACTTGACCCAGCTGACGGAGCAGCCCGTTCCCCCTG AGATGCAGAGCGGCTGGTGGTGGCTGCAGGACCCCGAGGAGCTGGAGGCGGTGGCTCGCGCTCTGCACCCACGGGGCATCCGGGAGAAGGCACTCCACAAGCACCTCACCAAGCACAAGGAGTACCTGAGGGAGGTCTGCCTGCGCGCCACCACGG ACCCCATCTTCCACCTGCGCCCCGAGGCGGCCGGCGCCGCCGTGTCTCAGGAAGCCCTGGCTCAGTGGTCGGTGATGGAGAAGGCCTACGAGACCGACCTCTCCATCCTGCAGTgggtggaggagctggagcagcgCGTGCTGATGGCCGACCTGCAGATCCGG GGCTGGACGTGCCCCAGCCCCGACTCCACGCGGGACGACCTGCGGTACTGCGAGCACAAGGTGGAGCCCCTGGAGGACATCACAGTCCGGAGCCGGCGGGACGGGCTGCCGCTGTGCCGCGAGCGCACCAACCCCCTGGACCTGGCAGTCCTGCGGTTGGCGGCGCTGGAGCAGAACGTGGAGCGGCGCTACCTGAAGGAGCCGCTGTGGCCCCTGCACgaggtggtggtggagaaaGCCGTGCTGAGCGGCCCCGAGGAGCTGAGCCTGGGCACCACCGAGAT cgcCTACGAGATCACGCCCCGGGTCCGGACGTGGCGGCAGACGCTGGAGCGGTGCCGCAGCGCGGCCCAGGTCTCCCTCTGCATCTACCAGCTGGAGAAATCCATCGCCTGGGAGAAGTCGGTCAACAAAGTG ACCTGCCTGGTGTGCCGGCGCGGGGACGACGACGAGCACCTGCTGCTGTGTGACGGCTGCGACCGCGGCTGCCACCTCTACTGCCACCGGCCCAAGATGACGGAGGTGCCCGAGGGCGACTGGTTCTGCTCCGTCTGCATCTCCCAG GCGGAGGCATACCGGGACCCCAACTCGCCCCGGCGAGGCAAGAAGCGGAAGCGGGGACGCCTCCTGGGAGGGGGCttggcggaggaggaggagagccccCGGCGCCGGGCGGCTTCGCGCCGCCGCGAGGGGCAGCCACTGCCCCGCCACGCTGCCGAGGGGCTGTCCCCGGCCAAGCGGCGCGGCGCCACGCTGCGGAGCCAACCCAGCGACCTGACCTTCTGCGA GATCATCCTGATGGAGATGGAGTCGCACGAGGACGCCTGGCCCTTCCTGGAGCCGGTCAACCCGCGCCTGGTGCCCGGCTACCGCAAGATCATCAAGAACCCCATGGACTTCGCCACCATGCGCACGCGGCTGCTGCGGGGCGG GTACTCGAGCTCGGAGGAGTTTGCAGCCGACGCCATGCTGGTGTTCGACAACTGCCAGACCTTCAACGAGGACGACTCGGACGTGGGCAAGGCCGGGCACGTCATGCGCAAGTTCTTCGAGAGCCGGTGGGAGGAATTTTATCAGGGAAAGCACGCGGCCCGGCCGTGA
- the BAZ2A gene encoding bromodomain adjacent to zinc finger domain protein 2A isoform X4: MDTNNHFNFPGLSSIPTASGLKPTPSSGDSLYTNGAALSFPPQGKSLNGGMNVNGFSTVSHTSTSGTFTSSTHSSGTPHLRSYDCLWDYAQYQPAGAGGLKDGSPSAAPFPSLAQFPLNGVAGGSRPASPGHSANLRGTGQELWGNGTPGSMGLNFDSQELYDSFHDQNFELMPNGPASFYTASQPSPMLGSGEPPFPLPPEEPGAGEDDAEAAKEMSPAIAENGGGLVGSMELEDTQPDLKLCSYNGSAPAVVPLSQEDSVLAPAVGSGCLGDASPITAPLEDAHILSEDPLEPFESLARDPGTGDLYTMDDSQLVSDKSPLEEPPDVPSLRCSASPPLHATGPFSLLAAGRPAPPLLASPDSPPALHDSSLDLNSSSHAGPEESGSLELDDAPLEPESASPSEEEEEEEEAADSCTEASAAPEGESEEAVPLSVSAGGDAPRRRIATPEEVRFPLQHGWRREVRIKKGNHRWQGETWYYGPCGKRMKQFPEVIKYLNRNVVQDVRREHFSFSPRMPVGDFYEERDTPEGLQWVKLSPEEIPSRIQAITGKRGRPRNAEKAKIKETPAVKRGRGRPPKVKMVDLLSKTDARLLKRLEAQEVLSDEDKLKMSKIKKKMRRKAKNKQKQEAKAPKGKEAKKKSKAKEKKGKPEKSKEKVRPKEKKGKGARKVDKGLLAQRRLEERRRQQLILEEMKKPTEDMCLGDHQPLPAFSRIPGLVLPSCAFSNCLTVVEFLQSYGKVLGFDPAKDVPSLCTLQEGLLGLGDSAGEVQDLLVRLLQAALYDPGLPPYCQSLKILGEKVSEISLNRDTVSEVLRCFLTAYGAEDKLCEGLRTKPFQALPPDKKAAILAFLVNELNSSTLIINEIDKTLESMANYRKSKWIIEGRLRRLKVALAKKTGRPESEITGLDDGRRRRSSRLTEEPSLELEEEEESRGRKSRRDEEADTSASSIPELERQIEKLAKRQMFFRKKLLHSSQTLRAASLGQDRYRRRYWVLPHLGGIFVEGAEADPAPEEHPEEKPSSHMVPVKEEPLDMEVPVTVPVPVPMPSRVNCAASRARGRPRKSKEEPQKSKEEPPPPCRPKSPPINGVLEEPMSLGQSQHDLSQSAFLSWLSQTQSSLLKDSVLTPDSSPGKGEGGLQPLETPADPTAEEESTTEAVEKRGPWFNLLPRTPCDDRPPLTTSSAEPSPRASSQPRGQPRGEQSKASARQLNGLPADDPTSPMLASTPVHADAKAHSACPRSRSSLEKLQDVPGQPKRRGRPPTKFFKQIEQKYLTQLTEQPVPPEMQSGWWWLQDPEELEAVARALHPRGIREKALHKHLTKHKEYLREVCLRATTDPIFHLRPEAAGAAVSQEALAQWSVMEKAYETDLSILQWVEELEQRVLMADLQIRGWTCPSPDSTRDDLRYCEHKVEPLEDITVRSRRDGLPLCRERTNPLDLAVLRLAALEQNVERRYLKEPLWPLHEVVVEKAVLSGPEELSLGTTEIAYEITPRVRTWRQTLERCRSAAQVSLCIYQLEKSIAWEKSVNKVTCLVCRRGDDDEHLLLCDGCDRGCHLYCHRPKMTEVPEGDWFCSVCISQAEAYRDPNSPRRGKKRKRGRLLGGGLAEEEESPRRRAASRRREGQPLPRHAAEGLSPAKRRGATLRSQPSDLTFCEIILMEMESHEDAWPFLEPVNPRLVPGYRKIIKNPMDFATMRTRLLRGGYSSSEEFAADAMLVFDNCQTFNEDDSDVGKAGHVMRKFFESRWEEFYQGKHAARP; the protein is encoded by the exons ATGGACACAAACAACCATTTCAACTTCCCGGGCCTTTCCTCCATACCTACTGCCTCAGGACTGAAACCCACGCCTTCCTCAGGGGACAGCCTGTACACCAACGGGGCTGCACTCAGCTTCCCCCCGCAAGGGAAAA GTCTGAACGGGGGCATGAATGTCAATGGCTTCTCTACTGTATCTCACACCAGTACTTCAGGGACCTTCACCTCCAGCACGCATTCCTCGGGCACGCCTCACCTCCGCTCCTACGACTGCCTCTGGGACTACGCGCAGTACCAGCCGGCCGGCGCGGGCGGCCTCAAGGACGGCAGCCCCAGCGCCGCTCCGTTCCCCAGTCTCGCGCAGTTCCCGCTCAACGGTGTGGCGGGGGGGTCCCGACCGgcctccccagggcacagcGCCAACCTGCGGGGCACCGGGCAGGAGCTCTGGGGCAACGGCACCCCTGGCTCCATGGGGCTGAACTTCGACTCTCAGGAGCTGTATGACTCCTTCCACGACCAGAACTTTGAGCTGATGCCAAACGGGCCAGCCAGCTTCTACACGGCCTCGCAGCCATCCCCCATGCTGGGCTCTGGCGAGCCACCCTTCCCGCTGCCACCGGAGGAGCCAGGCGCCGGCGAGGATGATGCTGAGGCCGCCAAGGAGATGTCCCCGGCCATTGCAGAGAACGGGGGCGGGCTGGTGGGCAGCATGGAGCTGGAGGACACGCAGCCAG ACTTGAAGCTCTGCAGCTACAACGGGTCTGCCCCCGCCGTGGTGCCGCTGAGCCAGGAGGACTCGGTCCTGGCCCCCGCCGTGGGCAGCGGCTGCCTGGGGGACGCGTCGCCCATCACCGCTCCGCTGGAGGACGCGCACATCCTGAGCGAAGACCCCCTGGAGCCCTTCGAGTCCCTGGCCAGAG ACCCAGGCACCGGGGACCTCTACACGATGGACGACTCGCAGCTGGTGAGCGACAAGTCCCCCCTGGAGGAGCCCCCCGACGTGCCCAGCCTGCGGTGCTCTGCCAGCCCCCCTCTCCATGCCACCGGCCCCTTCAGCCTGCTGGCGGCCGGCCGGCCAGCCCCCCCGCTGCTCGCCAGCCCCGACTCGCCGCCTGCCCTGCATG acagcagcctagacctgaacagcagcagccacgcGGGGCCGGAGGAGTCGGGGTCCCTGGAGCTTGACGACGCTCCACTGGAGCCAGAGTCCGCATCCCCctccgaggaggaggaggaggaggaggaggctgctgaTAGCTGCACGGAGGCTTCAGCTGCGCCAGAAGGCGAGAGCGAGGAGGCTGTCCCGCTCAGCGTGTCGGCGGGAG GGGATGCCCCCCGCAGGCGCATCGCCACCCCGGAGGAGGTGCGCTTCCCGCTGCAGCACGG GTGGAGGAGGGAGGTGCGGATCAAGAAGGGGAACCACCGCTGGCAGGGCGAGACCTGGTACTACGGGCCCTGCGGGAAGAGGATGAAGCAGTTCCCGGAGGTGATCAAG tACCTGAACAGGAACGTGGTGCAGGACGTCCGCCGCGAGCACTTCAGCTTCAGCCCCCGCATGCCGGTTGGAGACTTCTACGAGGAGCGGGACACGCCGGAG GGCCTGCAGTGGGTGAAGCTGAGCCCCGAGGAGATCCCGTCCCGCATCCAGGCCATCACGGGCAAGCGCGGGCGTCCCCGCAACGCGGAGAAGGCCAAGATCAAGGAGACGCCTGCTGTGAAgcgcggccggggccggcccccCAAGGTCAAGATGGTCGACCTGCTGAGCAAGACAGACGCTCGGCTGCTGAAGAGGCTGGAAGCCCAAG AGGTGCTCAGCGATGAGGACAAGCTGAAAATGAGCAAgatcaagaagaaaatgaggcGGAAG GCCAAGAACAAGCAGAAGCAGGAAGCGAAAGCTCCCAAAGGGAAGGAAGCCAAGAAGAAATCCAAG GCCAAGGAGAAGAAGGGCAAAccagagaagagcaaggaaaaagtGCGGCCCAAGGAGAAGAAGGGCAAAGGGGCTCGCAAGGTGGACAAGGGCCTGTTGGCCCAGCGGCGCCTGgaggagcggcggcggcagcagctcatcctggaggaGATGAAGAAGCCCACGGAGGACATGTGCCTGGGGGACCACCAG CCGCTGCCAGCCTTCTCCCGCATCCCGGGCCTCGTCTTGCCCAGCTGCGCTTTCTCCAACTGCCTGACTGTCGTGGAGTTCCTCCAGAGCTACGGCAAGGTCCTGGGCTTCGACCCAGCCAAGGACGTGCCCAGCCTGTGCACGCTGcaggaggggctgctggggttGGGTGACAGCGCAGGCGAGGTGCAGGACCTGCTGGtgcggctgctgcaggctgcgcTCTACGACCCTGGGCTGCCCCCCTACTGCCAG TCCCTGAAGATCCTGGGGGAGAAGGTGTCAGAGATCAGCCTGAACCGTGACACCGTCTCCGAGGTGCTGCGCTGCTTCCTCACGGCATACGGGGCGGAGGACAAGCTGTGCGAGGGGCTGCGCACAAAGCCCTTCCAGGCGCTGCCCCCCGACAAGAAGGCCGCCATCCTGGCCTTCCTGGTGAACGAGCTCAACAGCAGCACCCTCATCATCAA CGAGATCGACAAGACCCTGGAGAGCATGGCCAACTACAGGAAGAGCAAGTGGATCATCGAGGGCCGGCTGCGCAG GTTGAAGGTGGCCCTGGCCAAGAAGACGGGGCGCCCCGAGTCGGAGATCACGGGCCTGGACGACGGGCGGCGCAGGCGCAGCTCCCGCCTGACAGAGGAACccagcctggagctggaggaggaggaggagagccgAGGACGCAAATCCCGCCGGGACGAGGAG GCCGACACGTCCGCCTCCAGCATCCCCGAGCTCGAGCGGCAGATTGAGAAGCTGGCCAAG CGGCAGATGTTCTTCCGCAAGAAGCTGCTCCACTCCTCGCAGACGCTGCGGGCAGCCTCACTGGGCCAGGACCGGTACCGGCGCCGGTACTGGGTGCTGCCCCACCTGGGCGGGATCTTTGTGGAGGGTGCAGAAG CCGATCCAGCTCCCGAGGAGCACCCCGAGGAGAAGCCGTCCTCCCACATGGTGCCGGTGAAGGAGGAGCCGTTGGACATGGAGGTGCCCGTTACCGTGCCCGTGCCTGTGCCCATGCCCAGCCGGGTGAACTGCGCGGCCTCGCgtgcccggggccggccgcggAAGAGCAAGGAGGAGCCACAGAAGAGCAAGGAGGAGCCACCCCCACCCTGCAGGCCCAAATCCCCACCCATCAACGGGGTCCTGGAAGAGCCGATGAGCCTGGGGCAGAGCCAGCACGACCTCAGCCAGTCCGCCTTCCTCTCCTGGCTGAGCCAAACGCAGTCATCCTTACTCAAGGACTCGGTCCTCACCCCGGACAGCAGCCCCGGcaagggggaaggggggctcCAGCCACTCGAGACCCCGGCAGACCCCACGGCGGAGGAGGAGAGCACCACAGAGGCCGTGGAAAAGCGGGGGCCCTGGTTCAACCTGCTGCCCCGGACACCCTGCGACGACCGACCCCCCCTCACTACCTCCTCAGCCGAGCCCTCCCCACGCGCCAGCTCGCAGCCCCGTGGCCAGCCCCGGGGCGAGCAGTCCAAGGCCTCGGCCAGGCAG cTGAACGGGCTCCCTGCTGATGACCCCACGTCTCCCATGCTTGCTTCCACCCCGGTCCACGCCGACGCCAAGGCCCACAGTGCCTGCCCCAGGAGCCGGAGCAGCCTGGAGAAGCTCCAGGACGTGCCAGGGCAGCCCAAGCGCCGAGGGCGGCCTCCGACCAAGTTCTTCAAGCAGATCGAACAGAAGTACTTGACCCAGCTGACGGAGCAGCCCGTTCCCCCTG AGATGCAGAGCGGCTGGTGGTGGCTGCAGGACCCCGAGGAGCTGGAGGCGGTGGCTCGCGCTCTGCACCCACGGGGCATCCGGGAGAAGGCACTCCACAAGCACCTCACCAAGCACAAGGAGTACCTGAGGGAGGTCTGCCTGCGCGCCACCACGG ACCCCATCTTCCACCTGCGCCCCGAGGCGGCCGGCGCCGCCGTGTCTCAGGAAGCCCTGGCTCAGTGGTCGGTGATGGAGAAGGCCTACGAGACCGACCTCTCCATCCTGCAGTgggtggaggagctggagcagcgCGTGCTGATGGCCGACCTGCAGATCCGG GGCTGGACGTGCCCCAGCCCCGACTCCACGCGGGACGACCTGCGGTACTGCGAGCACAAGGTGGAGCCCCTGGAGGACATCACAGTCCGGAGCCGGCGGGACGGGCTGCCGCTGTGCCGCGAGCGCACCAACCCCCTGGACCTGGCAGTCCTGCGGTTGGCGGCGCTGGAGCAGAACGTGGAGCGGCGCTACCTGAAGGAGCCGCTGTGGCCCCTGCACgaggtggtggtggagaaaGCCGTGCTGAGCGGCCCCGAGGAGCTGAGCCTGGGCACCACCGAGAT cgcCTACGAGATCACGCCCCGGGTCCGGACGTGGCGGCAGACGCTGGAGCGGTGCCGCAGCGCGGCCCAGGTCTCCCTCTGCATCTACCAGCTGGAGAAATCCATCGCCTGGGAGAAGTCGGTCAACAAAGTG ACCTGCCTGGTGTGCCGGCGCGGGGACGACGACGAGCACCTGCTGCTGTGTGACGGCTGCGACCGCGGCTGCCACCTCTACTGCCACCGGCCCAAGATGACGGAGGTGCCCGAGGGCGACTGGTTCTGCTCCGTCTGCATCTCCCAG GCGGAGGCATACCGGGACCCCAACTCGCCCCGGCGAGGCAAGAAGCGGAAGCGGGGACGCCTCCTGGGAGGGGGCttggcggaggaggaggagagccccCGGCGCCGGGCGGCTTCGCGCCGCCGCGAGGGGCAGCCACTGCCCCGCCACGCTGCCGAGGGGCTGTCCCCGGCCAAGCGGCGCGGCGCCACGCTGCGGAGCCAACCCAGCGACCTGACCTTCTGCGA GATCATCCTGATGGAGATGGAGTCGCACGAGGACGCCTGGCCCTTCCTGGAGCCGGTCAACCCGCGCCTGGTGCCCGGCTACCGCAAGATCATCAAGAACCCCATGGACTTCGCCACCATGCGCACGCGGCTGCTGCGGGGCGG GTACTCGAGCTCGGAGGAGTTTGCAGCCGACGCCATGCTGGTGTTCGACAACTGCCAGACCTTCAACGAGGACGACTCGGACGTGGGCAAGGCCGGGCACGTCATGCGCAAGTTCTTCGAGAGCCGGTGGGAGGAATTTTATCAGGGAAAGCACGCGGCCCGGCCGTGA